In the Qipengyuania pelagi genome, one interval contains:
- the uvrC gene encoding excinuclease ABC subunit UvrC, translated as MSRTKAGSPHDPRGSERFNEERATYTVASAQPDLETGVGVIRDTVRTLKPRPGVYRMLDTRGDVLYVGKARSLKARVANYAQVKGLSNRLKRMVSQCRAMEIVVTNSEAEALLLEAQLIKRYRPPFNVLLRDDKSFPFILLRADHAFPRIQKHRGARRAKGEYYGPFASAGSVNKTLNALQKLFLLRSCTDSFFANRDRPCLLYQIKRCSAPCVGRIDADGYASLVREAKDFLGGKSGAVQASMEKQMAKAAENLDFETATILRDRLRAATFIQGSQAINASGLGDADVFALASKGGQMGVQAFFIRGGQNWGHRAIFPKNTGDVEEAEVMADVLLQFYEEVPPPRTILVDRELPEQELIAEALAEKAGHVVAISIPQRGDRRKLMQQATRNAVESLERRLAESGTKAKILLELAEFLELDEVPQRIEVYDNSHIQGSKAVGAMVVASPEGFEKGQYRKFNIKSAQGNDDFGMMREVMGRRFRNLSEHPEGEEGKKSSHETIWPDLVLIDGGKGQMSSVRDTLEEMGIERVPLIAIAKGPHHGREGREVFHFPDGREKTLPVNSPLLFYLQTLRDEVHRYAIGAHRAKRSRAITASPLDEIPGIGPARKRALLLHFGTAGKVRAAALEDLQRAPGISEGVARQIYDFYHAGG; from the coding sequence ATGTCGCGAACGAAGGCCGGTTCCCCCCACGATCCCCGAGGCAGCGAGCGTTTCAACGAGGAACGCGCGACCTATACCGTCGCCAGCGCGCAGCCCGATCTGGAGACCGGCGTGGGCGTGATCCGCGATACGGTACGCACCCTGAAGCCGCGCCCCGGCGTCTACCGGATGCTCGATACGCGCGGTGACGTCCTCTATGTCGGCAAGGCGCGCAGCCTCAAGGCGCGGGTCGCGAATTACGCGCAGGTGAAGGGTCTTTCCAACCGGCTCAAGCGCATGGTCAGCCAGTGCCGCGCGATGGAGATCGTGGTCACCAATTCGGAGGCCGAGGCGCTGCTGCTCGAAGCGCAGCTTATCAAGCGCTATCGCCCGCCCTTCAACGTGCTGCTGCGCGACGACAAGAGCTTTCCCTTCATCCTGCTGCGCGCCGACCATGCCTTTCCGCGCATCCAGAAGCACCGTGGGGCGCGGCGGGCCAAGGGCGAATATTACGGGCCCTTCGCCAGCGCCGGATCGGTCAACAAGACGTTGAACGCGTTGCAGAAACTGTTCCTGCTGCGCAGTTGCACCGACAGTTTCTTCGCCAATCGCGACCGACCCTGCCTGCTCTACCAGATCAAGCGCTGTTCGGCCCCTTGCGTCGGCAGGATCGACGCGGATGGGTATGCGAGCCTGGTGCGCGAGGCGAAGGATTTTCTCGGCGGGAAGTCCGGCGCGGTGCAGGCGAGCATGGAAAAGCAGATGGCAAAGGCCGCCGAAAATCTCGATTTCGAGACCGCGACCATCCTGCGCGATAGGCTGCGGGCGGCGACTTTCATCCAAGGCTCGCAGGCGATCAACGCCAGCGGCCTCGGCGATGCGGACGTGTTCGCGCTGGCGTCCAAGGGCGGGCAGATGGGTGTCCAGGCCTTCTTCATCCGGGGCGGCCAGAATTGGGGCCACCGCGCGATCTTTCCCAAGAACACCGGCGATGTCGAAGAGGCCGAAGTGATGGCCGATGTGCTCTTGCAATTCTACGAGGAGGTGCCGCCGCCGCGCACCATCCTCGTCGACCGGGAGCTGCCGGAGCAGGAATTGATCGCCGAAGCTCTGGCCGAAAAGGCGGGCCATGTGGTCGCGATCTCGATCCCCCAGCGCGGCGACCGGCGCAAGCTGATGCAGCAGGCGACCCGCAATGCCGTCGAATCGCTCGAACGGCGGCTGGCGGAAAGCGGGACCAAGGCCAAAATCCTCCTCGAATTGGCGGAGTTCCTCGAGCTCGACGAGGTGCCCCAACGGATCGAAGTCTACGACAACAGTCACATCCAGGGATCGAAGGCTGTCGGCGCGATGGTGGTCGCTTCACCCGAGGGCTTCGAGAAGGGGCAGTATCGCAAGTTCAACATCAAGAGCGCGCAGGGGAACGACGATTTCGGGATGATGCGTGAAGTGATGGGGCGCCGCTTCCGCAATCTGTCCGAACATCCCGAGGGCGAGGAGGGGAAGAAGAGCAGTCACGAGACGATCTGGCCCGATCTCGTGCTGATCGATGGCGGCAAGGGCCAGATGTCGAGCGTGCGCGATACGCTGGAGGAGATGGGGATCGAGCGCGTTCCGCTGATCGCCATCGCCAAGGGCCCCCATCACGGGCGCGAGGGGCGCGAGGTTTTCCATTTTCCCGATGGGCGCGAAAAAACCTTGCCGGTGAATTCGCCCTTGCTTTTCTATCTCCAGACCCTGCGTGACGAGGTGCACCGCTACGCCATCGGCGCCCACCGTGCCAAGCGTAGCCGGGCGATCACGGCCAGCCCGCTGGACGAAATTCCTGGCATCGGTCCGGCCAGGAAACGCGCGCTTTTGCTGCATTTCGGCACTGCGGGGAAGGTTCGTGCGGCAGCTCTGGAAGACCTGCAACGCGCCCCCGGAATCAGTGAAGGGGTGGCTCGCCAGATTTACGATTTCTACCACGCCGGGGGATAG
- a CDS encoding APC family permease yields the protein MDLLSTSKDPAPPRTIGFWGTALFPINGMIGAGIFALPAVLAAGVGSFAPWLMLLGGIAFMPLALCYAWLAGKFENSGGPVLYGEAAFGRFVGFQSGWARYASAIVTAAANTSVMVAYMAALWPAMADPVIEMGAIATILAIITLVNLVGMSRAVGALGVMTVIKVVPLFALVVSALFAGNPAIGFALPEFSAVETVVLLTFYAFMGFEAVVEPAGEMREPRRDIPRAIVTMVAGVTALYMAVIWAYLAIGPTVANEENALAAAALDTMGQIGSLAIVIAAAFSIGANNFNSATTQPRILYGMAQRGMLPRWFMGVSKRYGTPANAILFTGGASIAFGMWEGFAVLAVAGTLIRLVTYTICAAALPMIEHREGRVNPLHAACALLAILVSLFVALQVDSQAVLVFFGLLVLGTVFYFVAGRQDAQTTLPVG from the coding sequence ATGGACCTGCTCTCGACCTCGAAGGACCCCGCACCGCCGCGCACGATCGGCTTCTGGGGCACGGCTCTGTTTCCGATCAACGGCATGATCGGGGCGGGGATATTCGCCTTGCCAGCGGTGCTCGCCGCCGGTGTCGGCAGTTTCGCGCCGTGGCTGATGTTGCTCGGCGGGATCGCCTTCATGCCGCTCGCGCTGTGCTATGCCTGGCTGGCGGGCAAGTTCGAAAACAGCGGCGGTCCTGTGCTGTATGGCGAGGCCGCGTTCGGGCGCTTCGTCGGTTTCCAGTCCGGCTGGGCGCGCTATGCCAGCGCGATCGTGACGGCGGCGGCCAATACCAGCGTCATGGTCGCCTATATGGCGGCGCTGTGGCCTGCGATGGCCGATCCGGTGATCGAGATGGGCGCCATCGCGACGATCCTCGCCATCATCACGCTGGTCAATCTCGTCGGCATGAGCCGCGCGGTCGGCGCGCTGGGCGTGATGACCGTCATCAAGGTCGTTCCGCTGTTTGCGCTCGTAGTCTCCGCGCTGTTCGCGGGCAATCCGGCGATCGGCTTTGCCTTGCCCGAATTCAGCGCGGTCGAGACCGTGGTCTTGCTGACATTCTATGCCTTCATGGGCTTCGAGGCGGTGGTGGAACCGGCGGGCGAGATGCGCGAGCCGCGCCGCGACATTCCACGCGCGATCGTCACCATGGTGGCGGGTGTCACCGCGCTCTACATGGCGGTGATCTGGGCCTATCTCGCCATCGGGCCGACCGTCGCGAACGAGGAGAACGCACTGGCCGCTGCCGCGCTCGACACGATGGGACAGATCGGATCGCTCGCCATTGTCATCGCCGCCGCGTTCAGCATCGGAGCGAACAATTTCAACAGCGCCACCACCCAGCCCCGCATTCTCTACGGCATGGCCCAGCGGGGGATGCTGCCGCGCTGGTTCATGGGCGTGTCGAAGCGGTACGGGACGCCCGCCAACGCCATCCTGTTCACCGGCGGCGCGTCGATCGCGTTCGGGATGTGGGAAGGGTTCGCGGTTCTCGCAGTGGCAGGCACGCTGATCCGGCTGGTGACCTACACGATCTGCGCGGCGGCGTTGCCGATGATCGAACACCGCGAAGGGCGCGTGAATCCGCTCCATGCCGCCTGCGCTTTACTGGCGATCCTGGTCAGCCTGTTCGTCGCGCTTCAAGTCGATAGCCAGGCGGTGCTGGTCTTCTTTGGCCTGCTGGTGCTGGGAACGGTGTTCTATTTCGTCGCCGGACGACAGGACGCCCAGACGACGCTTCCGGTCGGGTGA
- a CDS encoding NAD(P)/FAD-dependent oxidoreductase, translated as MDGQAQRYDAIILGAGAAGLMAAARAGQRGRRVLVLERADRVGKKILISGGGRCNFTNLGAGPANYLSSNPHFAKSALARYTARDFLGMVERHGIAWHEKTLGQLFCDGSAQQIVDMLLEECARARDFGGEVAIRCGEEIDSVEHGSELGFAVTTQSGHHAAPALVIATGGPSIPKMGASGFAYDLARQFGLKIVEPRPALVPLTLGGEEVLFREISGVSAPVVAMAGPKGKQASFPEAALFTHRGLSGPAILQASSYWRPGETVTVNFLPEEAPGWLTGLKRTTPRLTLRAILRERLPQRLADILADRIGLMSELGNAPDKALAEAEKRLAAWQFTPNGSEGYAKAEVTVGGIATTELSSKTMEARRVSGLYAIGEAVDVTGWLGGYNFQWAWASGVAAGDAL; from the coding sequence ATGGATGGTCAGGCGCAGCGATACGATGCGATAATCCTCGGCGCGGGCGCTGCCGGATTGATGGCGGCCGCGCGCGCCGGACAGCGGGGCCGCCGCGTGCTCGTTCTCGAGCGGGCGGACCGCGTCGGCAAGAAGATCCTCATCTCCGGCGGCGGACGCTGCAATTTCACCAATCTCGGCGCCGGTCCCGCCAATTATCTTTCGTCCAACCCGCATTTCGCCAAATCCGCGCTGGCGCGATACACGGCGCGCGATTTCCTCGGCATGGTCGAACGCCATGGGATCGCGTGGCACGAAAAGACATTGGGCCAGCTGTTCTGCGACGGGTCGGCGCAGCAGATCGTCGATATGCTGCTGGAGGAATGCGCGCGGGCGCGGGATTTCGGGGGGGAGGTCGCGATCCGCTGCGGCGAGGAGATCGACTCCGTTGAGCATGGCTCGGAGCTGGGCTTCGCGGTGACGACGCAATCCGGGCACCATGCCGCCCCGGCCCTGGTCATCGCGACGGGCGGCCCCTCGATCCCCAAGATGGGGGCGAGTGGCTTCGCCTATGATCTGGCGCGGCAGTTCGGGCTCAAGATCGTGGAGCCGCGCCCCGCCCTCGTCCCGCTGACGCTGGGCGGCGAAGAGGTGCTGTTCCGCGAGATTTCGGGCGTCTCCGCTCCGGTGGTTGCCATGGCCGGGCCCAAGGGAAAGCAAGCCAGCTTTCCCGAAGCGGCGCTGTTCACGCATCGCGGCCTGTCCGGCCCCGCGATCCTGCAAGCCAGTTCCTACTGGCGGCCGGGCGAGACGGTGACGGTCAATTTCCTGCCCGAGGAAGCGCCCGGCTGGTTGACCGGGCTCAAGCGCACCACCCCACGCCTGACCCTGCGGGCCATCCTGCGCGAACGCCTGCCCCAGCGCCTCGCCGATATCCTCGCCGATCGGATCGGCCTGATGAGCGAACTGGGCAATGCGCCCGACAAGGCGCTGGCCGAAGCCGAAAAAAGGCTCGCGGCTTGGCAGTTCACGCCCAATGGCAGCGAAGGCTACGCCAAGGCGGAAGTCACGGTCGGCGGCATCGCCACGACCGAGCTTTCCTCGAAGACGATGGAAGCGCGCCGCGTTTCGGGCCTCTACGCCATCGGCGAGGCGGTGGACGTGACCGGCTGGCTCGGCGGATACAATTTCCAATGGGCCTGGGCGAGCGGCGTCGCAGCGGGCGACGCGCTCTAG
- a CDS encoding TonB-dependent receptor plug domain-containing protein yields MQSSTYASTLALAAAFMAAMGPQPLLAQDAAPPENEEADRAEGQIDIDPENLIVVTAPRLRGQLDVEQPPIAEFNAEDIAAFGAGSIADVLEAIAPATQSGARGGRGGGRPVFLVNGIRVSSPREFSNYPPEAIEKVEVFPEEVAQRFGYSADQRVVNIILKNNFQAVTAEVEYEQPDRGGFSRNEQEATYLRIGEKGRLNFNVEIEDTSLLTEGERGLTIAGSEDEAFFRSLIADSMSAEATANYVRAFMDSGASLSLNGAYNHSESLSLSGLVPGTIDPIERRSNTDTGSFGTTLSGVLGDWRSTFTADAVVADTQTEIDRRDGTGFDVANSRTWSFVNKATFIGNPLELPAGEVTTTLDLGFDWKRIESSDTRADSDLGLTRRRLNGGVNLSVPIAERGGFLGAIGGLSANLTAGIEDLSDFGALTNWSAGLTWAPFDNLTLSATRINREVAPTLTELGSPRIDEFNVPVFDYARGNTEFVTLITGGNPNLRAETQADWKFSANYELPFWENTRVSVDYGINRSDDVTATPGFGAAFEQAFPDRVQRDAAGTLLAIDRRPLTLFETRSRVLSFGINTRGEIGKAPEPREERGGPPAAAGAASGQGGGQARGQSGGQNGVQGGAVMMMDPARMEAIRAAFCNAPEGEMPDLSQIPEQFRDRLMDADGNPDPEKIAQARARFCGEQASQDSERFAAMRTAICADPPNLDGLPEAMLARLENEAGEIDPEKLAAVRARMCSADGALGAGQNAGEASSQPAARRGGGRRGMFGGNPEDTRARYFLSLNHNITLENEVLLSQNGPLFDQLDGDVLSGGAIPQHTARLEGGIFKQGYGMRLSGNYIGEARLNGSGLPGSSDLFYGDLATVDIRLFADLGQVLKKDDGWFDGLRVSFRVDNVFDSRRRVEDEDGVVPDAFQPFRIDPTGRYIGVDLRKAF; encoded by the coding sequence TTGCAATCCAGCACTTACGCCTCGACTCTAGCATTGGCAGCCGCCTTCATGGCGGCGATGGGGCCGCAGCCCCTGCTGGCGCAGGATGCCGCTCCGCCCGAGAACGAAGAAGCGGATCGGGCGGAAGGGCAGATCGATATCGATCCCGAGAACCTGATCGTCGTCACCGCCCCGCGCCTGCGCGGTCAGCTCGATGTCGAACAGCCTCCGATCGCGGAATTCAACGCAGAGGATATCGCGGCCTTCGGCGCGGGCTCCATCGCCGACGTGCTCGAAGCGATCGCACCCGCCACGCAGAGCGGAGCGCGCGGCGGGCGGGGCGGTGGCCGTCCGGTGTTCCTCGTCAACGGCATCCGCGTATCGAGCCCACGCGAATTTTCGAACTATCCCCCCGAAGCGATCGAGAAGGTCGAGGTCTTCCCCGAAGAGGTCGCCCAGCGCTTCGGCTATTCGGCGGACCAGCGCGTCGTCAACATCATCCTCAAGAACAACTTCCAGGCCGTCACCGCCGAGGTCGAATACGAGCAGCCCGACCGGGGCGGGTTCTCGCGCAACGAGCAGGAGGCGACCTATCTGCGGATCGGCGAGAAGGGGCGGCTGAACTTTAATGTGGAGATCGAGGATACCAGCCTGCTGACCGAAGGCGAGCGCGGCCTGACGATCGCGGGGAGCGAGGACGAGGCCTTCTTCCGCAGCCTGATCGCCGACAGCATGAGCGCCGAGGCGACCGCCAATTACGTCCGCGCCTTCATGGACAGCGGCGCATCCCTGAGCCTCAACGGGGCCTATAATCACAGCGAGAGCCTGAGCCTGTCCGGCCTCGTTCCGGGCACGATCGACCCGATCGAGCGGCGCAGCAACACCGATACGGGCTCGTTCGGCACCACGTTGAGCGGCGTGCTCGGCGACTGGCGATCGACCTTCACGGCCGACGCGGTGGTGGCTGACACCCAGACCGAGATCGACCGGCGCGACGGGACCGGGTTCGACGTGGCGAACAGCCGCACCTGGTCCTTCGTCAACAAGGCGACCTTCATCGGCAATCCGCTCGAACTGCCTGCGGGCGAGGTGACGACGACGCTCGACCTCGGCTTCGACTGGAAGCGGATCGAGAGCAGCGACACGCGCGCCGACAGCGACCTCGGACTGACGCGCAGGCGCCTCAATGGCGGCGTCAACCTCTCGGTCCCGATCGCCGAGCGCGGCGGGTTTCTGGGCGCGATCGGCGGCCTCAGCGCGAACCTCACCGCCGGGATCGAGGACCTGTCCGATTTCGGTGCGCTGACCAATTGGAGCGCGGGGCTGACCTGGGCCCCGTTCGACAATCTCACGCTGAGTGCCACGCGCATCAATCGCGAGGTCGCCCCGACCCTGACCGAACTCGGCAGCCCACGCATCGACGAATTCAACGTGCCGGTCTTCGATTATGCGCGTGGAAACACCGAATTCGTGACTTTGATCACCGGCGGCAATCCAAATCTGCGCGCGGAAACGCAGGCGGACTGGAAGTTCAGCGCCAATTACGAGCTGCCCTTCTGGGAGAACACCCGCGTCAGCGTGGATTACGGCATCAACCGATCGGACGACGTGACCGCGACGCCGGGCTTCGGCGCCGCGTTCGAACAGGCCTTTCCCGACCGGGTCCAACGCGATGCCGCCGGAACGCTGCTGGCGATCGACAGAAGGCCGCTGACCCTGTTCGAGACGCGCAGCCGGGTCCTCTCTTTCGGGATCAACACGCGCGGCGAGATCGGCAAGGCGCCCGAACCGCGTGAAGAGCGCGGCGGTCCGCCCGCTGCCGCTGGCGCTGCTTCCGGTCAGGGCGGGGGACAGGCCAGAGGACAGAGTGGCGGCCAAAATGGCGTTCAGGGCGGCGCCGTCATGATGATGGACCCGGCGCGGATGGAAGCGATCCGCGCGGCGTTCTGCAATGCGCCCGAAGGCGAGATGCCGGACCTGTCGCAAATCCCCGAACAGTTCCGCGACCGCCTGATGGATGCGGACGGCAATCCCGATCCCGAAAAGATCGCCCAGGCGCGCGCGCGCTTCTGCGGGGAGCAGGCGAGCCAGGACAGCGAGCGCTTCGCCGCCATGCGCACCGCTATCTGCGCCGATCCGCCTAATCTCGACGGCCTGCCCGAAGCGATGCTCGCACGCCTCGAGAACGAGGCGGGCGAGATCGATCCCGAAAAGCTGGCGGCTGTGCGGGCGCGCATGTGTTCGGCCGATGGGGCACTAGGTGCGGGGCAGAATGCGGGTGAGGCGTCAAGTCAGCCCGCAGCTCGCAGAGGCGGCGGCAGGCGCGGGATGTTCGGCGGCAATCCCGAAGACACCCGCGCGCGCTATTTCCTCAGCCTCAATCATAATATCACGCTCGAAAACGAAGTGCTGCTGTCGCAGAACGGTCCGCTCTTCGACCAGCTCGACGGGGATGTCCTGTCGGGCGGCGCTATCCCGCAGCACACCGCGCGGCTCGAAGGTGGTATCTTCAAGCAAGGCTATGGGATGCGCCTGTCGGGCAATTACATCGGCGAAGCGCGCCTCAACGGGTCGGGCCTGCCGGGATCGAGCGACCTCTTCTACGGCGACCTCGCGACCGTCGACATCCGCCTCTTCGCCGATCTCGGCCAGGTGCTGAAGAAGGACGATGGCTGGTTTGACGGTCTGCGCGTCTCGTTCCGCGTCGACAACGTCTTCGATTCGCGCCGCAGGGTCGAGGACGAGGACGGCGTGGTGCCCGACGCATTCCAGCCGTTCCGCATCGATCCGACCGGCCGTTATATCGGGGTGGACCTGCGCAAGGCGTTCTAA
- the infA gene encoding translation initiation factor IF-1 has product MAKEELLEMRGRVVELLPNAMFRVELENGHEVLGHTAGKMRKNRIRVLVGDEVLCELTPYDLTKARITYRFMPGRGGPGPQ; this is encoded by the coding sequence ATGGCCAAAGAAGAACTCCTCGAAATGCGCGGCCGGGTTGTAGAGTTGCTCCCGAACGCGATGTTCCGGGTAGAGCTCGAAAACGGTCACGAAGTGCTCGGCCACACCGCCGGCAAGATGCGCAAGAACCGGATCCGCGTGCTGGTGGGTGACGAGGTGCTGTGCGAATTGACGCCTTACGACCTGACCAAGGCGCGCATCACCTATCGCTTCATGCCGGGCCGTGGCGGTCCGGGGCCGCAATAA
- a CDS encoding Maf family protein: MTAPRLILASASPRRRELLARLGVTPDAVAPADIDETPFKAELPRDYARRMAREKALAAASDAAHVLAGDTVVAAGRRILPKAEDEATARRCLELLSGRRHTVLSAIALRAPDGTLREKLSETAVKFKRLSAEEIDAYIVSGEWDGKAGGYAIQGAAEGLVSWMQGSHSGVVGLPLYETRILLKSAGFPLG, from the coding sequence ATGACCGCGCCGCGCCTGATCCTCGCTTCCGCCAGCCCGCGCCGCCGCGAATTGCTCGCGCGGCTGGGCGTGACACCGGACGCGGTCGCTCCTGCCGACATCGACGAGACGCCATTCAAGGCGGAATTGCCGCGCGACTATGCCCGCCGCATGGCGCGCGAGAAGGCGCTGGCCGCGGCGAGCGACGCGGCCCATGTCCTTGCAGGTGACACGGTGGTCGCCGCAGGGCGCCGCATCCTCCCCAAGGCCGAGGACGAGGCAACCGCCCGCCGCTGTCTCGAACTGCTGTCGGGCCGCCGCCATACCGTCCTATCCGCCATCGCCCTGCGCGCGCCGGACGGGACGCTGCGCGAGAAATTGAGCGAGACGGCGGTCAAGTTCAAGCGCCTCTCCGCCGAGGAGATCGACGCCTATATCGTGAGCGGGGAATGGGACGGCAAAGCCGGTGGCTATGCCATTCAGGGCGCGGCGGAAGGGCTCGTCTCGTGGATGCAGGGCAGCCATTCGGGCGTCGTGGGCCTGCCGCTGTATGAAACGCGCATTCTTCTGAAATCGGCGGGCTTCCCGCTTGGCTGA
- a CDS encoding ribonuclease has protein sequence MAEWLVEEGIGEERAILLDDGEILATRLYWPGLLAAGQVEDAVLASRQKGSARGTVRFASGEEALVDRLPRYAVEGAPLRVEITREAIRERDRTKLAHARTSDAPPRPAPGLVEQLRDEGFTTRSVRRFASGDWDELWLEAWQGSTAFDGGELAFFDTSAMTLIDVDGPDDPRALALAAVPAIASALRRLDISGSIGIDFPTLTTKSDRKAVDMALGETLTDLPHERTAMNGFGFVQLVARFARLSLLQRIQRDRTGAAARLALRRAERVEGPGVTLLTVHPALKARLRPEWLADLERRTGRPTRIALDPGLALEAAAAQIVPHD, from the coding sequence TTGGCTGAGTGGCTGGTCGAGGAAGGGATCGGCGAGGAACGCGCGATCCTTCTCGACGATGGCGAGATACTGGCCACGCGCCTTTACTGGCCCGGACTGCTCGCCGCCGGGCAGGTGGAAGACGCCGTGCTCGCCTCGCGCCAGAAAGGCAGCGCACGCGGCACGGTGCGGTTCGCGAGCGGGGAAGAAGCCCTCGTCGATCGCCTCCCGCGCTACGCGGTCGAAGGCGCGCCGCTCCGCGTCGAGATCACCCGCGAGGCGATCCGCGAGCGCGATCGCACGAAGCTGGCCCATGCCCGGACTAGCGACGCACCGCCCCGCCCCGCCCCCGGACTGGTCGAGCAATTGCGCGACGAAGGGTTCACGACGAGATCGGTGCGGCGCTTCGCCAGCGGCGACTGGGACGAACTCTGGCTCGAAGCGTGGCAGGGTTCGACCGCTTTCGACGGCGGCGAGCTTGCTTTCTTCGACACCAGCGCGATGACGCTGATCGATGTGGACGGGCCGGACGATCCGCGCGCGCTGGCGCTAGCGGCTGTTCCCGCGATCGCCAGTGCCTTGCGACGTCTGGACATAAGCGGATCGATCGGGATCGACTTTCCGACTCTCACCACGAAGAGCGACCGCAAGGCGGTGGACATGGCGCTCGGCGAGACGCTGACGGATTTGCCGCATGAGCGCACCGCGATGAACGGTTTCGGCTTCGTCCAATTGGTTGCCCGCTTCGCCCGCCTGTCCTTGCTCCAGCGGATCCAGCGCGATCGCACCGGGGCCGCCGCTCGGCTGGCGCTGCGGCGCGCGGAAAGGGTCGAAGGTCCGGGCGTCACTCTGCTCACGGTCCATCCGGCTCTGAAAGCCAGGTTGCGCCCGGAATGGTTGGCGGACCTGGAGCGGCGGACAGGGCGCCCGACGCGGATCGCCCTCGATCCCGGACTTGCGCTGGAAGCCGCCGCCGCCCAGATCGTGCCGCATGACTAA
- a CDS encoding DNA gyrase inhibitor YacG, which produces MTNAAKPCPICRKPRTPDNAPFCSTRCRDRDLSQWFGDGYAVPGRPALPEEIAAEVIAGKED; this is translated from the coding sequence ATGACTAACGCTGCCAAGCCCTGCCCAATCTGTCGCAAGCCGAGGACGCCCGACAATGCGCCTTTCTGTTCGACCCGCTGCCGCGACCGCGATCTCTCGCAATGGTTCGGGGATGGCTATGCGGTCCCCGGCCGCCCCGCCCTGCCCGAGGAAATCGCCGCCGAGGTGATAGCAGGGAAAGAGGACTGA
- the wrbA gene encoding NAD(P)H:quinone oxidoreductase translates to MTKILVLYYSSYGHTAQMAEAVAEGIREGGAEAVIRHVPETAPEEVVKSAGFQKMEGHTCIGGPDELADYDGIVVGSPTRYGRMTSQMAAFWDQTGGLWQKGALIGKVGAAFTSTASQHGGQETTLWSILNNLLHMGMTVVGLDYGYDGLVGVDEVKGGTPYGASTIADGDGSRQPSEVELGGARYLGKRVAQTAAKLGG, encoded by the coding sequence ATGACCAAGATTCTGGTGCTCTATTATTCCTCCTACGGCCACACCGCCCAGATGGCGGAGGCGGTCGCAGAGGGCATTCGCGAGGGCGGCGCGGAAGCGGTGATCCGCCATGTCCCCGAAACCGCTCCCGAAGAGGTGGTGAAGAGCGCCGGGTTCCAGAAGATGGAAGGCCACACGTGCATCGGCGGGCCGGACGAGCTTGCCGACTATGACGGCATCGTCGTCGGATCGCCCACCCGCTATGGCCGGATGACCAGCCAGATGGCCGCGTTCTGGGACCAGACCGGCGGGCTGTGGCAGAAAGGCGCACTGATCGGCAAGGTCGGCGCCGCCTTCACCTCGACGGCGAGCCAGCATGGCGGGCAGGAGACGACACTGTGGTCGATCCTCAACAACCTGCTCCACATGGGGATGACGGTGGTTGGCCTCGACTATGGCTATGACGGGCTGGTCGGCGTGGACGAGGTCAAGGGCGGCACGCCCTACGGTGCCAGCACCATCGCCGATGGCGACGGATCGCGCCAGCCGTCCGAGGTCGAACTGGGCGGCGCCCGCTATCTCGGCAAGCGTGTCGCGCAGACGGCGGCGAAGCTCGGCGGATAA